Below is a window of Thermodesulfomicrobium sp. WS DNA.
GATGACCGCCAGCCCCTGGCTGGCCGTGGAGCGGACTTCCTTGACCCCGTCCACGCCGGAGATGGCATCCTCCACAGCCAGGACGATGCCTTGCTCCACGTCCGCGGGTGTGGCCCCTGGGTAGGTGACGCTGACGGAAACGGTATCCAGCGAAAATTCCGGAAAGACTTCCTGCTTGATGCGGGTGCTCATGATGAGGCCGCCCGCCAGACAGACGATCATGATGAGGTTGGCCGTCACCGGGTTTTGGGCCATCCACGCCAAGGGTCCGCGCATGTTCATGGCCTACCTCGCGCTGGTGTGGATGGCGGTGACGGCCATGCCGGGCATCGGCGCGGCAAGAGGTGAGGAAATGATGGATTCGTCCGCAGCGATCCCGTCGACGATGGCATTTTGCGGGTCCGTAAAGAGCACCCGTACCGGGCGGATCTCCAAGGTGCCGTTGGTGGCCAGCCAGACCTGATCGCCCTCGCGCAGACTCTCGCGCGGGATGCGGACCCCGTCGATGCTGCGGCCCTGGATGGCGACCTCGACGCTATCTCCCAGAAGAAACGGCGGCGTGGTCTCCAGGGGGCGGGGCAGGGTGATGCGGATGCGGGCCAGGCGGCCGCCGCTTTCCACCGCAGGGATGAGTCCTGCCACCGCGCCCTGGGCCGTGGAGCCGGAAGCGGCCCGGATCTCTACCGGCGCCCCTGGGGCCGTCGGCGGGATGGCAATCCAGGAGAGGTGCTCCACCGGGACGCTCGCCTCCACCCAAAAGCGGGTGGCATCGGTGAGCACGGCGAGCGTCTCTTGGGTGGAGACCGTGCTGCCCAAGTGCACGTTCTTTTCCTGCACCACCGCGGCAAAGGGGGCGCGCACGTGTGTTCGTTCCAGGTTGAGGCGGGCGAGGGCCACATTGGCCTCGGCCTTGCGCACCGCGGCCTGGGCTTCCATCCATTGGGGTTCGCGCAAGGGCAGACGGGGATCCGAGGCGTTATCCCCAAGGGCGAGGCGTTCCCAGTCCTTGCGCGCCACTTGTCGGCGGCCGGCTTCCATTTCCAAGGCGGCCTTGGCTTGGGCGAGCTCCGCCTCGCGCTGGGCAAGGGCGGCTTCATAGTCGCGGGGATCGATGCGCAGCAGTTCTTCCTGGGCAGCGACCACAAGGCCGGGCTCCAGACGCGGCGAAACCGCCACCACCGCACCGCCCACTTGGGCGCGCAGGGCGATTTGCCGCGCCGGGGTGATGGTCCCCATGGCAGTGATGGTCACGGGTCCGTGGTGTGGCTGGGGGCGGATCACTTCCACACTGGGCGCGAGCGATGCCGGCGGCCGCTGGGGCGGGGTGGGTTTGGTGCGCACGAAATACACCGCAGCCCCTGCACCGAGGGCGAGGGCCACAAGGGCGATGCCGAGCGCCAGCAGCGTGGCGCGGCGGTGAGGACGTGGGTCGGTCATGGGGAATCAATCTCCCGGGGAAAGAGGTGCTGCCAGCCGCGGCCAAGGGCCCGCACCAAGGCGATCTGGCGGGCGAGCACTGTGGCGTGCTGCGCGATGCGCGCGCGCTTAAGGCTGTCCGCTTGCGTGCGCGCCGCGGAAACATCGGGGTATTCGGCCATGCCGTGGAGAAAGCGCTCCATGGTGGCGGCAAGGAGCCGCTGGGCGGCTTCAAAGCGTTCTCGGGTGCGCTCCCACGAGTCCACGGCGGCCTTCAGTTCGGCCAGGGCGGTATCTGCCTCGGCCACGGCCTTGGCCACGGTTTGACCGTAGGCGAGGATGGCTTCTTCCTGGGCGGCCTTGGCGCGGTCCACCTCGGCCAGTCGGCGTCCCCCATCGAGGATGGGGGCTGCAAGCCCGGCGGCCAG
It encodes the following:
- a CDS encoding efflux RND transporter periplasmic adaptor subunit, with the protein product MTDPRPHRRATLLALGIALVALALGAGAAVYFVRTKPTPPQRPPASLAPSVEVIRPQPHHGPVTITAMGTITPARQIALRAQVGGAVVAVSPRLEPGLVVAAQEELLRIDPRDYEAALAQREAELAQAKAALEMEAGRRQVARKDWERLALGDNASDPRLPLREPQWMEAQAAVRKAEANVALARLNLERTHVRAPFAAVVQEKNVHLGSTVSTQETLAVLTDATRFWVEASVPVEHLSWIAIPPTAPGAPVEIRAASGSTAQGAVAGLIPAVESGGRLARIRITLPRPLETTPPFLLGDSVEVAIQGRSIDGVRIPRESLREGDQVWLATNGTLEIRPVRVLFTDPQNAIVDGIAADESIISSPLAAPMPGMAVTAIHTSAR